Proteins encoded by one window of Cystobacter ferrugineus:
- a CDS encoding DUF58 domain-containing protein yields the protein MSAPVDLDEAEVARLAPGLALALPRTPHRGRVGEVRAASAGSSLDVQDFRAYQPGDDLRQMDWNAVARTGELILRVRQDEVSPRLEVLLDGSRSMAVSPRKAGCAREVALLATEVGARQGLAPTLLVGGSRPERVQGAVCRGVLRSAAFDAREDLSTALGRLPPLRPCGLRVVVSDFLFEAPLAELVSRLARGAAALFLVQVLDAEDLEPSGGEGARLVDAESGEALEELLTGSVLAAYARRFSEHQKQLGAAARRARASHLVLRADQALEALVAGALRPLFPPAGGA from the coding sequence ATGAGCGCTCCGGTGGACCTCGACGAGGCGGAGGTGGCGCGGCTGGCTCCGGGGCTCGCCCTGGCGCTGCCCCGCACGCCCCACCGGGGCCGGGTGGGCGAGGTGCGCGCCGCCTCGGCGGGCTCCTCGTTGGACGTGCAGGACTTCCGCGCCTATCAGCCGGGAGACGACCTGCGGCAGATGGACTGGAACGCGGTGGCGCGCACCGGCGAGCTCATCCTGCGCGTGCGCCAGGACGAGGTGTCCCCCCGGCTGGAGGTGCTGCTGGACGGCTCGCGCAGCATGGCGGTGTCGCCGCGCAAGGCCGGGTGCGCGCGCGAGGTGGCGCTGCTGGCCACGGAGGTGGGCGCGCGGCAGGGGCTCGCGCCGACGTTGCTGGTGGGGGGCTCCCGGCCCGAGCGGGTGCAGGGCGCGGTGTGCCGGGGCGTGCTGCGCTCGGCCGCCTTCGACGCGCGGGAGGACCTGTCCACGGCCCTGGGGCGGCTGCCGCCGTTGCGCCCCTGTGGGCTGCGCGTGGTGGTGAGTGACTTCCTCTTCGAGGCGCCCCTGGCGGAGCTCGTGTCGCGGCTGGCGCGGGGGGCCGCGGCCCTCTTCCTGGTGCAGGTGCTGGACGCGGAGGATCTGGAGCCCTCGGGGGGCGAGGGCGCGCGGCTGGTGGACGCGGAGAGCGGCGAGGCGTTGGAGGAGCTGCTCACCGGGAGCGTGCTGGCCGCCTACGCGCGGCGCTTCTCCGAGCACCAGAAGCAGCTCGGGGCCGCGGCGCGGCGGGCGCGGGCCTCGCACCTGGTGCTGCGCGCGGACCAGGCCCTGGAGGCGCTCGTGGCCGGAGCGCTGCGGCCCCTCTTCCCCCCCGCGGGGGGCGCATGA